From the genome of Kaistella daneshvariae, one region includes:
- a CDS encoding cation-translocating P-type ATPase, whose product MSYNIPSHLIGLSDAEVAASQKKNGFNKMHSAQKSSWFQLLLNILKEPMLLLLFAISAIYLIVQDYGEAAFMFVAIVAVSAISFYQDNRSKKALEALEKLNEPLSTVIRNSKVIQIPTHEIAVGDLCIIEEGKMINADGKIVHSNDFSVNEASLTGEAFSVFKSADTEDRNVYSGTVVVSGLAVFEVEQTGAQTKLGKIGASIQEIQEENSPLHQQISKFVKGMAIIGSVVFLLVWAYSYWQSRNLVESLLAGLTLAMSILPEEIPVAFTTFMALGAWKLMQEGVIIKRSSVVETLGSTTVICTDKTGTITENTMELKALFNFRSGKIFEADDFNDPALSELIQFSMWSSEPLPFDPMEKTLHKVYEKTESIDARKEFHMIHEYPLDGKPPMMTHIFENAAGVRVIAAKGAPEAILHVSHLSNDEKKKLRQYIKDFGKKGYRLLGVAKSDLTGTDFPEKQQDFNFEFLGFTVFYDPPKKGIQQVFQHIYDAGIKVKIITGDSEDTTNAIALQAGVINNSPAVNGADIVNHSETELIELSRKTTLFTRMFPEAKLKMVNALKSDGEVVAMLGDGVNDAPALKSAHIGVAMGNKGTEIAKAAATLVIVNDDLDKLVLGIAAGRRIYTNIKKAVQYIISIHIPIILTVSLPLFLGWIYPHIFTPVHVIFLELIMGPTCSIVYENEPMEKNTMQQKPRKLTDTFLSWKELSLSIIQGLMIAAGVLFAYQFAVQKGGDELTTRAMVFTTLIFANILLSLTNRSFSYSILDTLKYKNKLFPLVIGITLVLLASILYIRPIAAFFQVLPLDLSKVGIAFSIATGSVLWFEIYKWLKGKSKKNSV is encoded by the coding sequence GTAGCTGCTTCTCAGAAGAAAAATGGTTTTAATAAAATGCACTCGGCACAGAAAAGTTCCTGGTTTCAGCTGCTTTTAAATATTTTGAAAGAGCCGATGCTGCTCCTGCTTTTTGCGATTTCCGCGATTTACCTCATCGTTCAGGATTACGGCGAAGCTGCCTTTATGTTTGTCGCCATTGTGGCGGTCTCCGCGATTTCCTTTTACCAGGATAACCGGAGTAAAAAGGCGTTGGAAGCGCTGGAAAAACTCAATGAACCTTTAAGCACGGTGATCCGAAATTCAAAAGTAATTCAGATTCCGACCCACGAAATTGCCGTGGGCGATCTTTGCATTATTGAAGAGGGAAAAATGATTAACGCTGATGGAAAAATCGTTCACAGCAATGATTTTTCCGTGAACGAAGCCTCGCTCACCGGTGAAGCATTCTCCGTTTTTAAAAGCGCCGACACCGAAGACCGGAATGTGTACAGCGGAACAGTAGTCGTTTCAGGTTTGGCGGTATTTGAAGTTGAACAGACTGGCGCTCAGACGAAACTGGGAAAAATTGGCGCTTCTATACAGGAAATTCAGGAAGAAAATTCGCCGCTCCACCAGCAAATTTCCAAATTTGTAAAAGGCATGGCGATTATTGGCAGTGTGGTGTTTTTGCTGGTTTGGGCGTACAGTTATTGGCAGTCGCGCAACCTTGTTGAAAGTCTGCTGGCGGGTTTAACACTGGCAATGTCTATTTTACCGGAGGAAATTCCGGTCGCCTTTACCACTTTTATGGCGTTGGGAGCATGGAAACTTATGCAGGAAGGCGTCATCATCAAGCGCAGCAGCGTGGTAGAAACACTTGGCAGCACCACGGTGATTTGTACCGACAAAACCGGAACCATTACCGAAAACACCATGGAGTTGAAAGCGCTTTTCAATTTCCGCAGCGGAAAAATTTTTGAAGCTGATGATTTTAATGATCCTGCACTTTCTGAACTCATTCAGTTTTCAATGTGGAGCAGTGAGCCTTTGCCTTTCGATCCGATGGAAAAAACCCTGCACAAGGTATATGAAAAAACGGAAAGCATCGATGCACGGAAAGAATTTCACATGATTCACGAATATCCTTTAGACGGGAAACCGCCGATGATGACGCATATTTTTGAAAATGCAGCCGGAGTGCGGGTTATAGCCGCTAAAGGTGCGCCGGAGGCCATTTTACACGTTTCACATTTGTCTAACGACGAAAAGAAGAAGCTACGCCAATACATCAAAGATTTTGGTAAAAAAGGCTATCGCCTTCTGGGTGTTGCAAAATCTGATTTAACGGGAACTGATTTCCCGGAAAAACAGCAGGATTTTAATTTTGAATTTTTAGGATTTACAGTCTTTTACGATCCGCCGAAAAAAGGTATTCAGCAGGTTTTTCAGCATATTTACGACGCCGGAATTAAAGTGAAAATTATCACCGGCGATAGCGAAGATACGACCAACGCAATCGCGCTGCAGGCAGGCGTTATCAATAATTCCCCGGCGGTCAACGGTGCGGATATCGTTAATCATAGTGAAACAGAATTAATTGAACTTTCGCGGAAAACGACTTTGTTTACGCGGATGTTTCCGGAAGCAAAGCTGAAAATGGTGAACGCGCTGAAAAGTGATGGTGAAGTGGTTGCGATGCTCGGTGACGGTGTAAATGATGCGCCAGCCTTGAAATCGGCGCATATCGGCGTGGCCATGGGAAATAAGGGAACAGAGATCGCGAAAGCCGCCGCAACTTTAGTCATTGTTAATGATGATCTGGATAAGCTCGTTCTAGGGATTGCTGCCGGCAGAAGGATTTACACCAACATCAAAAAAGCGGTGCAATACATTATTTCCATTCATATTCCGATTATTTTGACGGTTTCCCTGCCTTTATTTTTAGGTTGGATTTACCCCCATATTTTCACGCCGGTTCACGTTATTTTTCTGGAACTGATCATGGGTCCTACGTGTTCCATCGTCTACGAGAATGAGCCTATGGAGAAAAATACCATGCAACAAAAACCAAGAAAACTCACCGACACTTTTCTCAGCTGGAAAGAGTTGTCGCTCAGTATCATTCAGGGGCTGATGATTGCCGCCGGAGTGCTTTTCGCGTATCAATTTGCGGTTCAGAAAGGAGGAGATGAGCTTACCACGCGCGCGATGGTTTTTACCACGCTGATCTTTGCTAATATTTTGTTGAGTTTAACGAACCGATCCTTTAGCTACAGCATTTTGGACACTTTGAAATATAAAAACAAACTGTTTCCTTTGGTTATAGGAATCACTTTGGTGCTGCTTGCCAGCATTTTATACATCAGACCCATTG